In Coffea eugenioides isolate CCC68of chromosome 4, Ceug_1.0, whole genome shotgun sequence, the genomic stretch agtgatatctcctcgactaattggtatactcgagtattaccacccgtgtttcttgaggattttgggcccagctgggggtttgaacggtggacggagagtcgtttaagtggtgttctactggattggttcctttacttgaaagttgacggagtgtcaactattatgtgatcaagctcctgatgatgaaatgggaagttggctcctgagagtcatccgtatccttatgttttggaatgattattgcttattggattattgtttattctgaaaaacatttacactcgctcattttgagattgcaacttgaagtgttattgctcacttttatgaactcttcatgctcgttactttgctatatcgaaaacttgtacctataaataatggtcaatttgctatttggaacctcactgggcttttagctcattccacgctatttgttttccttacagggggtacgagcgaggcatgagacATGTACAGACTAgtgtagtctagttgttttgagttttgctcttgtactcacgctagtatccgactagggttgattgtactcgaaatATAAAcactttgtatctggatttgagcagcaatatatatattaagttgaaatgGATATGtaattcattttctttggaTGCACGTTGTTTTGCATGAGCTATGGGTGAGtgcgtgagtgagtcctggcgagagctgggcaggctgtccgccaaaccctttggtacgccttagggggaggtggggtcgtcacacttaAAAATCGGCTCTCAAGAGCATGCAAGCTGGCCGAAACTACTAACTCACTGAAATAACTAAAATGTGACTAGAAAATACTCCAGATAGCTATTTTAACAACTAACATTACTAACGATCCGAGGGCAAGTACCCGAGCTAGGGTTTGGTCAATCATGATCCTCCTTCACTTGAACAAAGTGGACAAGCTTCAATcttcatgctcaagtccctcaatgacTTTTGGGGCAATTTCTTGACCTTACACCTCGCGAACAAGCCCTTGAAGTTCCTCTCGTAGCCTTTTAGCTAGAGCTCGCGTCACCGGTCCTAGAGGAACTCGAACCTTGTCGAATGGCACATATTGATttgtatcattcccctcctcttgaaaaggatttgtcctcaaatcagctTCATCATCTGCAAGAAAGGGGGAAAGGTCATTAAATGTAGCACTCACATTGTACGCAGCAGGAAGATCTAGcttgtaggcattgtcattaATGCGCTTAAGGACTTGAAACGGTCCATCTCCTCGTGGAAGTAGTTTATTGGGCCTTTGGACAGGAAATCTCTCCTTGTGCAGATGCATCCACATCCAATCACCAGGCTCAAACACCATGCGTTGGCGCCCTTTGTTAACTCGTTGAGCAATTTGATCCGTCCTTCGCTCAATGTTTATGCGAACCTGCTCATGtaatttcttcacaaaatctGCTCTCTTGGCACTGTCTAAGTTGACTCGCTCAGATAGAGGTAAAGGTGATAAATCTAGTGGTATTAAAGGATTAAAACCATAGACTATCTCAAATGGTGAAAAACTGGTCGAACTATGTACAGTGCGGTTGTATGCGAATTTGACATAAGGTAAGCACTCTTCCCAAGTTCTAATATTCTTTCTAATGATGGCACgtaatgtgacgcccccacttatccctagggcgaaccctagggtatcagcaggacgcctgcccaactctcgtcaggactcacgcatTCGTTTTAACTTAATAAAGAACTACAAGTCAACCATCGATTT encodes the following:
- the LOC113769266 gene encoding uncharacterized protein LOC113769266 — translated: MHLSPLPLSERVNLDSAKRADFVKKLHEQVRINIERRTDQIAQRVNKGRQRMVFEPGDWMWMHLHKERFPVQRPNKLLPRGDGPFQVLKRINDNAYKLDLPAAYNVSATFNDLSPFLADDEADLRTNPFQEEGNDTNQYVPFDKVRVPLGPVTRALAKRLREELQGLVREV